The Monodelphis domestica isolate mMonDom1 chromosome 7, mMonDom1.pri, whole genome shotgun sequence genome window below encodes:
- the UCN2 gene encoding urocortin-2 encodes MAQLTLMMLMIFVLNQGLAWSLTTQEPLTSFPAVSRQPLSTEEDYLVGSRAQEPHGQRATRKPAPAVSSCCRGARLTLSLDVPTGLLQILLEQARAEARRTQAALNAQILAQVG; translated from the coding sequence ATGGCACAACTGACCCTGATGATGCTGATGATCTTTGTACTAAACCAAGGTCTAGCCTGGAGTCTGACTACCCAGGAACCCCTTACTTCCTTTCCTGCAGTTTCTCGACAGCCCTTATCCACTGAAGAAGATTATCTTGTGGGAAGCAGAGCCCAGGAACCTCATGGCCAAAGGGCAACAAGGAAACCAGCCCCTGCAGTCTCCAGCTGCTGCCGAGGAGCCAGGCTCACTCTCTCCCTGGATGTCCCCACAGGTCTCCTACAGATCTTGTTAGAGCAAGCCAGAGCTGAAGCTCGCAGGACCCAAGCAGCTCTCAATGCTCAAATTCTGGCACAAGTTGGCTGA